In the genome of Cryptomeria japonica chromosome 8, Sugi_1.0, whole genome shotgun sequence, one region contains:
- the LOC131857540 gene encoding protein NRT1/ PTR FAMILY 4.3-like, with amino-acid sequence MVSTATDLLKAQQAENSLNFEKIEADYPLMEDFVDWKGRPAVKGKHGGVRATLFVYVAEALENMAFLGNGVNLVQYFLGVMHYDVKDSSTMLTNYMGTAFLLALFGAFISDSFITRFYTNIIFAFVEVIGYILLTVQAHKPSLHPPFCPILDPTANCPHVAGKNSVILYMGLYLVALGTGGLKAALPTMGAEQFDETDPAESKQISRFFNWFFFSITVGASVGVTFLVWVQTSTNPKLGWDWAFGISLGAFVLVVLTLLSGMTTYRNQVPRGSPLTSIAQVIVAAIRNRNLPLPTETTEFLDRAAIVDESEIKEGARPSPWRVCTVTQVEQVKILVRMVPIFCSTIMVTTCLAQLQTFSVHQGITMDNKLGSITFSPATLSIIPLIVLVIVTPLYDLVFVPFARRITGHEQGITILQRIGVGLFLVPVSMAIAALV; translated from the exons ATGGTATCTACAGCAACTGACTTGTTGAAAGCACAACAGGCAGAAAATTCACTGAATTTTGAGAAGATAGAAGCGGATTACCCTTTGATGGAAGATTTCGTAGACTGGAAAGGAAGGCCTGCTGTGAAAGGCAAGCATGGCGGAGTCCGGGCAACACTCTTCGTATACG TTGCGGAGGCTTTGGAGAACATGGCATTCCTGGGGAACGGAGTGAATCTGGTGCAATATTTTCTGGGTGTCATGCACTACGACGTGAAGGATTCGTCAACCATGCTTACAAATTACATGGGGACGGCCTTCTTACTTGCGTTGTTTGGAGCATTTATATCAGATTCATTTATTACCAGATTCTACACCAACATTATTTTTGCCTTTGTAGAAGTCATT GGTTACATATTGCTGACAGTGCAAGCTCACAAACCCTCTCTACACCCTCCTTTCTGCCCAATATTGGATCCTACAGCTAATTGCCCGCATGTCGCTGGGAAAAATAGTGTAATTTTGTACATGGGATTGTACCTGGTTGCGCTTGGAACAGGTGGGTTGAAAGCTGCTCTTCCCACCATGGGTGCAGAGCAATTTGATGAGACGGATCCTGCAGAGAGCAAACAAATCTCTCGCTTTTTCAACTGGTTCTTTTTCAGCATTACTGTGGGAGCAAGTGTAGGAGTGACCTTCTTGGTGTGGGTTCAGACCAGTACCAACCCTAAATTGGGATGGGATTGGGCTTTCGGCATTTCTTTGGGAGCCTTCGTTCTTGTCGTTCTCACCTTGCTCTCTGGCATGACCACATACCGTAACCAAGTGCCTCGTGGCAGCCCTCTCACTAGCATTGCTCAG GTTATTGTTGCTGCAATCCGAAACAGAAACCTTCCCCTTCCAACTGAGACAACAGA GTTTCTTGACAGAGCAGCCATAGTGGATGAGAGTGAAATAAAAGAAGGAGCAAGACCAAGTCCATGGCGGGTGTGCACTGTGACACAGGTGGAACAAGTGAAAATCCTCGTTCGAATGGTTCCCATCTTTTGCAGCACGATAATGGTGACAACATGCCTTGCTCAGTTGCAGACATTCTCTGTGCACCAGGGAATAACGATGGACAACAAACTAGGATCGATCACTTTTTCTCCGGCCACACTTAGTATCATTCCCCTCATCGTCTTGGTCATTGTCACTCCACTCTACGACCTTGTTTTTGTTCCTTTTGCTCGTCGAATAACAGGTCATGAGCAGGGAATAACAATTCTCCAAAGAATAGGAGTGGGTTTATTTCTTGTCCCTGTATCAATGGCTATAGCTGCCTTGGTGTAG